From the genome of Chloroflexota bacterium:
GGCCGCATCGTCAATTCGAGCGGAGAAATGATGACCTGTACGTGGAAGTCCCGGTGCCGCTTATGGTTGCGGTGCTGGGCGGGGAGGTGCAGGTGCCCACCATGAAGGGGAAGCTGGCACTGAAGATTCCTCCCGAGACGCAGAACGGGCGTTCTTTCCGCCTTGCCGGACAGGGAATTCCCCACCTTGGCAATTCGTCCCGGGGCGACATGTTCGCTAAAGTAAACGTCGTTCTGCCCACGAAGTTATCGGACAAAGAAAAGGAACTTTTTCAACAGCTGGGCGAACTTCGCAGCTGAGAGGAGGTGAGTTTGTATGGAACGAAATGAAGAACCGAGATATGTAATCAGCGTTGCCGCCCGGATTCTGGGCACACACACTTACACGCTGCGCTACTACGAACGGATTGGCCTGATAGGGCCGAAACGCTCGCAGGGCAACATCAGGCTCTACTCGGACAGAGACATCGACCTGCTCCGCCGGGTCAAGACGCTGGTTGAGGATATGGGAGTTAACCTGGCCGGCGTGGAGGTCATCCTACGCCTGGTACAGCGGATGGGCGAGATGCAGAACGAAATGGAAAAGTTGGAATCCGAGGTAAAAAGGCTGGGAGGTGAATAAGCGATGAGGCAGGAGAGATTTACAGAACTGGCATTGGACGCACTGGCAGCTTCCCAGGAGCTTGTCCGCCAGTTTCAACACAGCCAGTGGGATGTGGAACATCTTTTGCTGGCACTGCTGCAGCAGGAGCGTGGGCTGGTAGGCGATATTTTAAGAGAACTGAAAATCGACGTTGAAGCGGTCAAGCAGCAGCTGGAAGGGGCCTTGAGCAGGACACCCGGAGTAGCCTATGAGGCTACGCAAATTTACCCTACTCCCCGAATTAACCGTGTCGGCCAGATGGCCGATGAGGAGGCGAATCGACTGAAAGACGAGTATATCAGCACCGAGCATCTCCTCATCGCCATTATCGCCGAAGGGGGCGAAGCCGCCTCCATTCTGAAAGGGGTCGGTGTGGACCAGGAAAAGGTCTACGGCGTCCTGCAGCAACTTCGCGGCGGGCACCGGGTAACCGATACCAGAGCGGAGAGCCGTTACCGCTCGCTGCAGAAGTACGGTCGCGACCTCACCGAGTTCGCCCGACAGGGGAAACTCGACCCGGTCATTGGCCGTGAGGTTGAAATCAAGCGAGTGATGCAGATACTCACCCGGCGCACCAAGAACAATCCGGTGGTCGTTGGCGAAGCCGGCGTGGGCAAGACCGCCATCGCCGAAGGACTGGCCCAGAAAATCGCTGCCGATGATGTCCCCGATTCCCTCAAGGGCCGGCGCGTTGTCGCCCTTGATATGGGTGCTCTGGTGGCGGGCAGCAAGTTCCGCGGCGAGTTTGAGGAGCGTCTCAAGGCGGTCATGGACGAGGTCCGCCAGGCCCGGGGTGAGGTCATCCTTTTCATCGATGAGATTCACACGGTAGTCGGTGCCGGTGCCGCCGAGGGTGCCATTGATGCCAGCAATATGCTCAAACCGGCCCTGGCCCACGGCGAACTGCAATGCGTTGGTGCCACCACCATTGACGAGTACCGCAAGTTCATTGAAAAAGACAAGGCGCTGGAGCGGCGTCTGCAGCCAGTATATCTGGATGAACCAACGGTTGACGCTACCATAGAGATTTTGAAAGGCTTGAGGCCACGATACGAAGCGCACCACAAGATAGAAATCTCCGATGAGGCCCTGGAGGCCGCCGCCCGCCTCAGCCAGCGTTATATCGCCGACCGGCACCTGCCGGACAAGGCAATCGACCTCATCGATGAGGCGGCGAGCAAGATACGCATCGACACCGAAAGTGCTACCCCGGAAATCCGCTCACTGGAACAGCGGTTGAACCAGCTGACCAATGAGGAGGAAGCCGCCTCGCAGCGACAGGACTTCCAGCAGGCGGCACAGCTCAAGACGGAAAGGCTTAAACTGGAAAAAGAATATAACCAGGCTAAGAATGAGTGGCTCAAGCAGGAAAAAATCAGCGAGACGGTGAACGAGGAACATATCGCCCAGCTCATCTCCAGCTGGACCGGCATTCCCGTTTCCCAGATGCTGGAGGGCGAGGCGGAAAAACTGCTCCACATGGAAGAGAGACTCCACGAGCGGTTGATTAACCAGGAGGAGGCGGTCACGGCCGTCTCCGAAGCCATTCGCCGCAGTCGTGTCGGGCTGAAAGACCCCAGGCGGCCCATCGGCAGTTTCGTCTTTCTCGGGCCGACCGGTGTCGGCAAGACCGAGCTGGCCCGCACCCTTGCCTGGTTCCTCTTCGACGACGAGAACGCCATGGTGCGCCTGGATATGTCAGAGTACCAGGAGCGGCACGCCGTGTCCCGGCTCATCGGTGCCCCTCCAGGTTATGTTGGCTACGAGGAAGGTGGCCAGCTAACCGAGGCTATCAGGAGGCGTCCCTACCGGGTTATCCTCCTGGATGAGGTCGAGAAAGCGCATCCCGAGGTCTTTAATAGTCTGCTCCAGCTTCTGGACGACGGGCGCTTGACCGATGGCCACGGCAGGACGGTCGACTTTAAAAACTGCGTCATCATCATGACCAGCAACGCCGGTGTGGAACACATCAAGCGTGAATCATCGCTCGGCTTTGCTCCCCGTAAAGAAGAAACCAAAGCAGAAACGCAGCGATATGAGGCGATGAAGGAAAAGGTGATGGCCGAGGTAAAGAGGACCTTCCGCCCCGAATTCCTCAACCGCCTCGATGAGATAATCGTCTTCCACGAGCTTACTGAAGAGCAGATTAGGCATATCGTCGACCTGATGGTCAGAGACCTGCAGCAGCGCCTGGCAGAGCGAAAGCTGAACATTGAACTCACCGAAAAGGCCAAAACATGGCTGGCCAGGGAAGGCTATGACCCGGTCTTCGGTGCCAGACCTTTACGACGGGTTATCGAACGCCACGTGGAAAACCCTCTGTCCACCAGACTGCTCAGAGGAGAATTCAAGGAGGGTGAAACTGTAAAAGTTGATCTTGGCGACGAAGGTTTGACCTTCGTCGCCAAGGCTTCGGCCAGGGTCGCTGTCTGAGCAATCGAACACGCGTATCTCCCCTAGTATTGCCATTAGGCAAAAGTTAATGTAGAATAGGAGAGCATGTCCGAACAGGAACCAGAAAAGAAGCCCTCCGCTAAGACAGCCTATCTCCTGGGTCTCTTCGGTATCGCAGCCACACTACTCATGGCGGTGGCTGTTGTTTATTACTGGGAGTGGGTGAGGGGCCTTGGGGCATATGGATATGTTGGTGCTTTCCTTATCAGTATTCTCGGCGGGGCAACGATTATCGTCCCGGTGCCCATGCTGGCAGTCATCTTCGCCCTGGGCAGGGTAATGGAGCACACCTGGCTGGTTGGCATTGCCAATGGTCTGGGCGAAACGGTGGGGGCACTCACTATATACATGACCGGCTACGGCGGCGGCTCGGCAATTTACCACCGCACGCAAGGCAGACTGCAGGCCGCCTACGAAAAACTCGTGCGACTTATGGAACGAAGAGGTTGGCTCATCCTCTTCGTGCTGGCGGCGGTACTTAACCCCTTTTTTTACCCGGCGGCTTTGGCCGCTGGGGCACTGCGTTTCGGTGCCAAGAGGTACATCTTGATTACCTGTGTTGGCAAGATAATCAAGGGTATGACCGTCGCCTATGCTGGCTACTGGGGGCTACGTGGCCTGCTCAGGATGCTCGGGGCACCAATTTAATCAGCTTTCTTCAATGGTTATCCGCAGTATGGTATCGCCTTTGAATTGCGGATTCTGGTTCGGGTCTCTGGGCGTCAGCTGCTCGAGGACATTCATCCCCTCAATTAACTGACCAAAAACGGTGTGCTTGCCATCAAGTCCGTGCTGCGGTGCAAACGTGATGAAGAATTGGGCGCTGTTGGTATTCGATCCGCTATTGGCCATGGAGAGCACTCCGGCATCGTGTTTGTGTGCGGTAAATTCGTCATCAAATTTATAGCCGGCGCCACCCATTCCAGTACCTGTTGGGTCACCACCCTGGGCCATAAAGCCCGGTATAACCCGGTGAAATGTGGAGCCATCATAAAATCCTTCCCGGGCCAGAAAGACGAAGTTATTAACCGTCATCGGTACATCTTTGGCGAATAGTTCTGCTACCATATTCCCCTTTTCTGTCTCAATAATCGCCGTATACTGCTTACTGGTATCGATAGTCATCGAAGGCGGTGATGAATAGGTTTTCGGTTTCGCCTCTGGCGCCGGTGCTTGTTCGGGTGCCTTCTCACCACATGAAATTACAGCGAGCGTCACCAGAAGGATAATTACAACCAGAGTAAGGATTCTCTTCATCATTGTCTTCACCTCTTGCCCAAAAGCGTAAATTTTATTTGTGATTGTAGCCTATTTGCTTCCGAAAAACAATCATTACGGGAGATATACCGCACAAAATAAATGAGTGTATTACTGCAGTTGCCAACCGACCTGCTTTATGATAAATTATACACGTAAACGCGGGGCTGTAGCTCAATTGGGAGAGCGTTTGACTGGCAGTCAAAAGGTCGGGGGTTCGAATCCCCCCAGCTCCACCATAAAGGTAATAATATTACCACAATTTAGCTTCAGTTTCCTGTTCTTCTTTTTAATATTTATGTTTCCAACCTTGTTCGTTGGTAATTGTATTACCAAGGCTAACTAATTTATTGACACCCACTACTGCAAGGGATAGAATTCCGGTGTTAGTGCAGAGATAATAATAACTTGGCATAAGGAATAATTTTCGTGGTTACTGGAACAGACATTCAAACCGTAACACAAACAGAGCACGAACGCCTAATAAATCTGATTGAAGAGTTGATTGCAGCCATTAAAAGATTACCTGATGATGTTGAATGGGGAGAAACATCCTACATGGAGGATGTGGAAATTCTAAACTTTATTCGTATACAAACCCTTTCTCTCCAAAACGTAAAGGAAAATGCAGTCAGAGGATATTACAGAGATACCTTTCATTTGATACGTATGGTATATGAAGCATACTTTGTCCTCAGATTGGTAAGCACGTGTGACAAGTATCCATTCCGAATAAAAATCAAAAGAGGACAGCATGACCCAAGTTTAGAACATGCAAGAAATAGGACTGCCCAAGAAGTTCAAAGAGTGTTTGGTAATCGTCTGGTTAGAACATACATGGAAGATAAAAATACTCTTGTTGCGATACTTCGTGGGATACCTGTTGTTGACAGTCAAGGTCAGGATACAGGTATCATAGTACCTTATTATTATCAAGCTTGGCATGATTTTCGTCCAGTTGAATATCATCTAAGACGTGATGGTCTTCAGGACAGAATTCCGACTCTCCGATTTCTCACTGGTGAATGGGCAGCTTTCTCAAAAAAGATGAAAATAAATTTGAGGGAGGATTATGGACTAATTTATAAGTATTTCTTAACTTTTGATAAAATTCTAGACAACCTATGTCTGAATGGAATCTTGAACAAGAAGTTATCAACTAGAGTTCTCGTACATTATAATTTTCTAAGCAATTTCTCACATTCTACGAGTGACAGCATAAGCCTAGTGTCAACACGTAGGATTACAGAAATAACACCAGGCGGTTTATCCATAATTTACAATCATTATTCCAGCGAATTAGCTCTACTCTATACTTGCCATCTGCTATCAATGCATCTTCAACATGCAATATTCTATCTTAGATGGCGGGCTATCAAATTAAAAAACAAAAGAACTTATCAGTCGCTTTGTCGCAGAGTTGAGGATGATTTTGGATATTTCTGGTTCATCTTTAATAAACCGCATCAATATGATAGATATACGCAGGCCAACCGCAAGTGCAATTATAGAAAGCAAATATTTTATCGTCCCGAAGACATCAGACTTGGAGACGTACGATATTATGATGACCCACTTTACAGGTTAAAGCAATTGCATCAGAGCCAAAACGAACTAACTTCTAGAAATTCCTACATGAGCCCCTTTCCAAGAAATGACGTTTTACCTTGAAAAAGAGTTCTTGCAATCAGGACTAACATAGGAGATAAGTAACTGTTGCAGAGCCGGAATAAGTTGATTCTTCTCAAACAGAAGTTCGGGAACTGTTCCGAATGGCCCACCATGGTGGACGGAATAAAGAACTCCTGCCGTTTCTTCAGATATACCTTCCGGTGGCAGGGGCAGACAATAATACATATTGACGAATATAATAGTGGTCAATAGTATTAATTATTCTGTAAGGAGGAAACCATGATAGTTACCGATAAACTTATTGTATGCGTTGCTCCCTGCGGCAGTTTTCTAGGCAAAGAGGCAAACCCCAACATACCGACCAGCCCCGAGGAAATCGCCGAAGAAGTATATCGTGCCTGGAATGAAGGCGCTTCTCTGGCCCATATTCACGCCCGCAATAACGAAGGCATGGCCACTACCGACCCCGAGGTTTTTCGCGAAATCACCCACCTGATAAAGGAGAAGGGATGTGACATAGTTCTGGAATTCAGCACCTCTCCGGGACGTGAAGAGGGAGCGAGTGTTGAGGATGGATTTAGAGTCCTTGAAGCTAGCCCGGAACTGGTATCCTTCAACGTTGGGGTTGCTGTCTTTATGCGCGCAGGAAGTGAACAAATCCGGCCCTGGACGCGTTCCTTTACCGAGAGAATGATAAAGGCACTGCTGGAGAGAGATATAAAACCCGAGTTTGAACTGCATGGCGGATTGGGCAGTTTAGCCGTGGAGGTCAAATATCTTATTGAAAATTACCCCATCGCCAAACCTTACTGGATTGACTTTCCGCTGGGAATGCAAAGGACCGCACAGAATGCGACCCCCTATACGCCGAGGACTCTGATGCATCTTGTTGACCAGCTTCCTCCAGATTCGATGTTCATGACTCTTGCCGTCGGTGCTGATGAGACACCAGCCGTAGTCCAGTCAATTCTTCTTGGTGGCCATGCCCGGGTCGGTTTTGAGGATAATATATATTACAGCAGAGGGGTTCTTGCCAAGAGCAACGCCGAATACGTTACCAGAATAGCTAGAATAGGTATGGACCTTGGGCGAACGATAGCTACACCGGCTGAAGCACGTGATTTACTGGGATTATCGGAATTACAAGGTAAAAAGAGCACGACTCGAAAGCGCAATGACTGAGTAAATCAATTATAGAGTGGCGCCTGAGATGCGATTGTATCGCTACTGAGAATATAAGCAAGATAACGGACTTCCTGTTCTTATAGATGAAGGAGGTGCCGAGGTGAAGCTCGAGGGCAAAGTAGCCATTATAACCGGGGCCGGCAGGGGAATCGGGCAGGGGATTGCCTATTGTTTCGCCGAGGAGGGAGCTGACCTGACTCTCTGCTCACGAAGCCCGATTGAGGTGGAGAAGACTGCTGAAAAGATCCGGGCAATGGGCCGAAAAGTTCTGCCCGTCCAAGCTGATGTTACACAATTCCACGAGGTGCAGCAACTGGTTCAGGGCACCCTAAATATCTTCGGCAAGATAGACATACTGGTCAATAACGTCGGCGGCGGCCGTAGCGAGGTCGGTGTAGGGGGCGGGGCGGTCAGTAAAAGAGGTTTTAGTATCCTCGACCTTACCGACGATGATTGGGATGGTGCCTATGAGGTCAATCTTAAGTCGCAAGTATACATGTGCAGGGCGGTCGCACCACACATGAAAGCACAAAAAGCGGCAAAATCATAAATATCTCCTCAATCGCTGGGAAAACTGGCGACCCCCATCGAATGCCCTATAGCTCTATGAAAGGAGCGATAATAACCTTCACTTGGGCGCTGGCCAAGGAGTTAGCCAAAGATAACATCAATGTCAACTGCATCTGCCCCGGGCTCATTTATACCCCGGCCTGGAAGGTAGGCGCCACAATACTCTGGCAGAAAGTACCCCGTTATCAAGAGTTGAAGGCACCCGAGGAAATCTTTCAAGAATACGTGAAAAGACTGGTGCCGCTCGGCAGAGAACAGACCGCTGAGGATATCGGCCGCGCTGCCGTTTTTTTGGCCTCGGAGGACGCCAAAAACATCACCGGCCAGACGATAAACATCGATGGCGGTATAGTAATGGACTAGCTCTCTCGCCCTATCTCGAGGATGATTGCATGCTGCTGGGCTATCAACATGAAGGGGGAAACAAGAGGAGAGCTGCTATCAAAGTTCCATCACATGGGGGTGATGGTTAAGAACATGGACAAGGCTGTTGAATATTTTCAAGCTCTGGGTATAGGGCCATTTGAACCATCGAATTTAGTTCATATAGACAGGCAGATGTATGGCAAGCCTGTCGCTGCTGATGTCAAGAATATAGTAAAAGCAACAACGATGGGGCCAATAGGGATTGAGTTAATTCAACCTGTTTCAGGAAAGTCCGTCCACGGGGAATGGGTGGAGAGCCACGGTGAAGGCATTAACCACATAGCCTTCATTGTGGATGACATCGAAGAAGCGACTTCTATAATGGTTGAGGTTAATCCTATGGCAACTCTAAAGAAGCCTAGAGTGCCCACCTATTTGTGACAATAATAGCAGCTATTGGTTCTTCTGGAGTCAAGGTTATCACTTTTTGGTCTACAGCGACCTCGGGTTCACCCGGCCTTTCTATCGGCTCAGTTGTCGTCGGGTCACTGGGAGCGCCGTCGAAATTATTCAGAACATCTTCTCCATTTGCTGTCGCCCCTTTGTTCATTTAAGCGTGCCTACATGGTGTTTTGCGTGTTTGAATTTGACTTATAATCAACCCCTCATAGCTACGTAATATCATATTTCCAACATTTATTAAGATTAATAGACAATACTAAAGTTGGTTCTGTTCTGTCTAGATTGATGACTCATTTTCTCACCGTGCCTTGCATCACTACATCTTTCCAGTTCTTGTAAGGGTAATCAGCCTTAGCAACTTCGGCGGGTGTCCTATTCCCAATGGCTTCATGAGGTCTGAAAAAGTTGTAGTTTATCAGCCAGCCGTCCATTATCAGCTTTGCTGTCTCTTTGTTGCGCATACCACGCATAACCTTTGTTCTAGCTTTAAGAGTGCCGTGAAATCTCTCAATAAGGTTATTACTATTCCCTATATCAAAAGGACTTCCCTGTTTATGTTTCGTATCTGCGCCGAAAACAAGCTCGATTCCATCGAGATAGGCTCTTAGTTTGTCAGTGTAAACGATTCGAGGCACTTTACCAGCTCGGTCTAGGGCTTTTTGCATCAATGCTTCAGCATCCTTTGTTGTGCGGGTGAAGGACATGTGAGAAGCCAAAAGGAAGCGGGTCTGGTCATCAATTATATCCCAAAACCAGACATTCACATCTTGGTCTAATTTAATCACAGTCTCATCAGCTATCCAAACTGAGCCTACTTTGATATTGGAGAGATTAGCATCATTTACGGCACCCTTTGTATATTTGATTATCCACTCATAAACGGTGGAGTCGGAAGGGTAGACGTGGTAGATGCTATCTAACTCCCTACGGATAGCATCAATAGAAAGTCCTGAATAGAATAAGCTGACAGCCGTTGCTATCTGGTCTGGTGGATACTTCATTCCAGGAAGAGCGTCAGTCCCAGCAAAGGTTCGCTTACAATCACGGCACAGATAGTATTGGGTATCTCCCTTTGTCCCGTATTTAACCACATTTTTAGAGCCACAATGCTTGCAGGTTATAGTGATTGTCTGAGTATAGGTAACTTCCGCTAAATGGGCTACTGGTGGCTTTTCAAACATCTTGGCTATTTCCTTAATTAGTTCGGTTTCACTCATAGCTAACCTCCTTTGCATATCTTGGATAATCTATTTCTAAGGCTATCCCGATATTGAGTCGCAATCTGTTCAGCATTTTTAATGTCCAAGCTATCTTCTACAATTTTAGTTACAGCAGTCACACCAATGCCTCTTAATTCCACAAAGGCATTATAGAGGTTGCAAGAATATGTATCCATAAGCCATAACTCTAAAGAAGGGAAAAAGGTAATGCAGATTTCAGAATAATCCCCTTTTTTCTTAAGGCTCTTTCTGCCAACAGCTACTAGCGGGTTCCAACTATAGCCAGTATGACTTTCGGGAAAATTATTTGAATCAAATGACCCTATTCGCCAAGCACCTATGTATAATTCGCCAGATATTCTGGTAATTTCTACATCTATAGGACTCACATTTTTGATTCTCCAACGTAAAGTAAGATGCGGGATTCTGCCATCAAAGTGAGCTTCAATTTGAAATCTATCATGGCTAATACCCAACTCAATGTATTTCCTTCCCTTATTCCTCCACCAATTAACAAATACGTTCATAATGAACCTCCTTATTAAGTTAAC
Proteins encoded in this window:
- a CDS encoding VTT domain-containing protein; translation: MSEQEPEKKPSAKTAYLLGLFGIAATLLMAVAVVYYWEWVRGLGAYGYVGAFLISILGGATIIVPVPMLAVIFALGRVMEHTWLVGIANGLGETVGALTIYMTGYGGGSAIYHRTQGRLQAAYEKLVRLMERRGWLILFVLAAVLNPFFYPAALAAGALRFGAKRYILITCVGKIIKGMTVAYAGYWGLRGLLRMLGAPI
- a CDS encoding VOC family protein — translated: MKGETRGELLSKFHHMGVMVKNMDKAVEYFQALGIGPFEPSNLVHIDRQMYGKPVAADVKNIVKATTMGPIGIELIQPVSGKSVHGEWVESHGEGINHIAFIVDDIEEATSIMVEVNPMATLKKPRVPTYL
- a CDS encoding AAA family ATPase, which produces MRQERFTELALDALAASQELVRQFQHSQWDVEHLLLALLQQERGLVGDILRELKIDVEAVKQQLEGALSRTPGVAYEATQIYPTPRINRVGQMADEEANRLKDEYISTEHLLIAIIAEGGEAASILKGVGVDQEKVYGVLQQLRGGHRVTDTRAESRYRSLQKYGRDLTEFARQGKLDPVIGREVEIKRVMQILTRRTKNNPVVVGEAGVGKTAIAEGLAQKIAADDVPDSLKGRRVVALDMGALVAGSKFRGEFEERLKAVMDEVRQARGEVILFIDEIHTVVGAGAAEGAIDASNMLKPALAHGELQCVGATTIDEYRKFIEKDKALERRLQPVYLDEPTVDATIEILKGLRPRYEAHHKIEISDEALEAAARLSQRYIADRHLPDKAIDLIDEAASKIRIDTESATPEIRSLEQRLNQLTNEEEAASQRQDFQQAAQLKTERLKLEKEYNQAKNEWLKQEKISETVNEEHIAQLISSWTGIPVSQMLEGEAEKLLHMEERLHERLINQEEAVTAVSEAIRRSRVGLKDPRRPIGSFVFLGPTGVGKTELARTLAWFLFDDENAMVRLDMSEYQERHAVSRLIGAPPGYVGYEEGGQLTEAIRRRPYRVILLDEVEKAHPEVFNSLLQLLDDGRLTDGHGRTVDFKNCVIIMTSNAGVEHIKRESSLGFAPRKEETKAETQRYEAMKEKVMAEVKRTFRPEFLNRLDEIIVFHELTEEQIRHIVDLMVRDLQQRLAERKLNIELTEKAKTWLAREGYDPVFGARPLRRVIERHVENPLSTRLLRGEFKEGETVKVDLGDEGLTFVAKASARVAV
- a CDS encoding peptidylprolyl isomerase, translating into MKRILTLVVIILLVTLAVISCGEKAPEQAPAPEAKPKTYSSPPSMTIDTSKQYTAIIETEKGNMVAELFAKDVPMTVNNFVFLAREGFYDGSTFHRVIPGFMAQGGDPTGTGMGGAGYKFDDEFTAHKHDAGVLSMANSGSNTNSAQFFITFAPQHGLDGKHTVFGQLIEGMNVLEQLTPRDPNQNPQFKGDTILRITIEES
- a CDS encoding DDE-type integrase/transposase/recombinase, translating into MSETELIKEIAKMFEKPPVAHLAEVTYTQTITITCKHCGSKNVVKYGTKGDTQYYLCRDCKRTFAGTDALPGMKYPPDQIATAVSLFYSGLSIDAIRRELDSIYHVYPSDSTVYEWIIKYTKGAVNDANLSNIKVGSVWIADETVIKLDQDVNVWFWDIIDDQTRFLLASHMSFTRTTKDAEALMQKALDRAGKVPRIVYTDKLRAYLDGIELVFGADTKHKQGSPFDIGNSNNLIERFHGTLKARTKVMRGMRNKETAKLIMDGWLINYNFFRPHEAIGNRTPAEVAKADYPYKNWKDVVMQGTVRK
- a CDS encoding MerR family transcriptional regulator; amino-acid sequence: MERNEEPRYVISVAARILGTHTYTLRYYERIGLIGPKRSQGNIRLYSDRDIDLLRRVKTLVEDMGVNLAGVEVILRLVQRMGEMQNEMEKLESEVKRLGGE
- a CDS encoding SDR family oxidoreductase, translated to MQGGRTTHESTKSGKIINISSIAGKTGDPHRMPYSSMKGAIITFTWALAKELAKDNINVNCICPGLIYTPAWKVGATILWQKVPRYQELKAPEEIFQEYVKRLVPLGREQTAEDIGRAAVFLASEDAKNITGQTINIDGGIVMD
- a CDS encoding 3-keto-5-aminohexanoate cleavage protein; translated protein: MIVTDKLIVCVAPCGSFLGKEANPNIPTSPEEIAEEVYRAWNEGASLAHIHARNNEGMATTDPEVFREITHLIKEKGCDIVLEFSTSPGREEGASVEDGFRVLEASPELVSFNVGVAVFMRAGSEQIRPWTRSFTERMIKALLERDIKPEFELHGGLGSLAVEVKYLIENYPIAKPYWIDFPLGMQRTAQNATPYTPRTLMHLVDQLPPDSMFMTLAVGADETPAVVQSILLGGHARVGFEDNIYYSRGVLAKSNAEYVTRIARIGMDLGRTIATPAEARDLLGLSELQGKKSTTRKRND
- a CDS encoding SDR family NAD(P)-dependent oxidoreductase, yielding MKLEGKVAIITGAGRGIGQGIAYCFAEEGADLTLCSRSPIEVEKTAEKIRAMGRKVLPVQADVTQFHEVQQLVQGTLNIFGKIDILVNNVGGGRSEVGVGGGAVSKRGFSILDLTDDDWDGAYEVNLKSQVYMCRAVAPHMKAQKAAKS